Proteins from a single region of Patescibacteria group bacterium:
- a CDS encoding L28 family ribosomal protein, protein MSKTCPICGRGPKASFSRSHSMIASKRRQLLNLQTATINGKKITACNSCLKTLKKKNKK, encoded by the coding sequence ATGTCTAAAACATGTCCTATCTGCGGCCGCGGGCCGAAAGCCAGTTTTTCTCGTTCACATTCAATGATCGCTTCAAAAAGACGACAGCTTTTAAATTTACAAACCGCTACAATCAACGGCAAAAAGATTACCGCCTGCAATTCCTGCCTTAAAACCCTGAAGAAAAAAAACAAAAAGTAA
- a CDS encoding site-2 protease family protein, with protein MTTTGIFISFFVIVVPSAILHEFSHAWMAYYLGDDTAKRAGRLTLNPLPHIDLFGTILLPIVFLLSGIPFIFAYAKPVPYNPYNLRNQRIGPALVGLAGPLSNLLVAVIFGILLRFLPVGSFVALYYIIYINILLAVFNLVPIPPLDGSKVLYALMPDSWMKVKIFLERYGIILVLIFIFFAFQIIQPIISFLYHLIVGSFPQGL; from the coding sequence ATGACCACAACAGGAATTTTTATTTCATTTTTTGTTATTGTTGTTCCTTCGGCAATTTTACACGAATTTTCACATGCGTGGATGGCTTATTATTTAGGAGATGACACGGCCAAGCGCGCTGGACGATTAACGCTTAATCCTTTGCCGCATATTGATTTATTCGGGACGATTCTTCTGCCGATTGTTTTTTTATTAAGCGGCATTCCGTTTATTTTTGCTTATGCCAAGCCGGTTCCTTATAATCCCTATAATCTTCGCAATCAGCGGATCGGTCCGGCTTTAGTAGGCCTAGCCGGCCCTTTGTCTAATTTGTTGGTGGCAGTTATTTTTGGTATTTTACTTAGATTTTTACCGGTCGGCAGTTTCGTCGCTCTTTATTACATAATTTATATTAATATTTTATTGGCCGTTTTCAATTTAGTGCCGATTCCGCCACTTGACGGTTCAAAGGTTTTATATGCTTTAATGCCGGATAGTTGGATGAAGGTAAAAATATTTTTGGAACGATACGGAATTATTTTAGTTTTAATTTTTATCTTTTTTGCTTTTCAAATTATTCAGCCGATTATTTCCTTTCTATACCACTTGATTGTTGGAAGTTTTCCCCAGGGCCTTTAA
- the rpsL gene encoding 30S ribosomal protein S12 → MPTIHQLIKKQRRSLRSKSKAPAFQTTFNVLRRKRFQLASGRPFLRGVCLKVTTMTPKKPNSALRKIARVRLSNGMEVTAYIPGIGHNLQEHSIVMLRGGRVKDLPGVRYHVVRGVYDTSGVEGRKQARSLYGAKRGKK, encoded by the coding sequence ATGCCGACAATTCATCAACTTATTAAAAAGCAACGCAGAAGTTTACGTTCAAAGTCTAAGGCCCCGGCTTTTCAGACGACTTTTAACGTTTTACGACGTAAGAGATTCCAGTTGGCCAGCGGTCGTCCTTTTTTGCGCGGTGTTTGTCTTAAGGTTACGACCATGACACCGAAAAAACCGAATTCGGCTCTGCGAAAAATCGCCCGTGTCAGATTGTCAAATGGCATGGAAGTTACTGCTTATATTCCCGGTATCGGTCATAATTTACAAGAACACTCTATTGTCATGTTGCGCGGTGGCAGAGTAAAAGACTTGCCCGGCGTGCGCTATCATGTGGTTCGTGGAGTTTACGATACAAGTGGCGTCGAAGGTAGAAAGCAGGCGAGAAGTTTGTATGGCGCCAAGCGAGGCAAAAAATAA
- the rpsG gene encoding 30S ribosomal protein S7 yields the protein MRGHPHIARKKIHPDSKYNNDKIAKFINYLMERGKKVAAQKIVYGALDIIKEKTKQDPVKIFEKAITNISPIVEVKPRRIGGANYQVPFPVPENRQFTLASRWLINAAGNKKGRPMAQKLAEELLAALDNQGDAIKKKEDMHRMAESNRAFAHFARFTR from the coding sequence ATGCGAGGTCATCCACACATTGCCAGAAAAAAAATTCATCCCGATTCAAAATATAATAACGACAAGATCGCCAAATTTATAAATTATTTAATGGAGCGCGGCAAAAAAGTAGCAGCGCAAAAAATAGTTTATGGCGCCTTGGATATTATTAAAGAGAAGACCAAGCAAGATCCAGTTAAAATTTTTGAAAAAGCTATCACTAATATTTCGCCGATCGTCGAGGTTAAGCCCCGCCGAATCGGAGGTGCTAATTATCAGGTGCCATTTCCAGTACCCGAAAATCGCCAATTTACCTTGGCTTCCCGCTGGTTGATTAATGCGGCCGGCAATAAAAAGGGCAGGCCAATGGCTCAGAAATTAGCCGAAGAGCTTTTGGCCGCTTTAGATAATCAAGGCGACGCTATTAAAAAGAAAGAAGATATGCATCGCATGGCTGAATCTAATCGCGCTTTTGCTCACTTTGCCCGTTTTACGCGCTAA